A region of Saimiri boliviensis isolate mSaiBol1 chromosome 10, mSaiBol1.pri, whole genome shotgun sequence DNA encodes the following proteins:
- the ANLN gene encoding anillin isoform X3, whose product MDPFTEKLLERTRARRENLQRKMAERPIAAPRSMTHIKRAREPLSEASNQQPLSGGEEKSCTKPSPSKKRCSNDTEVEASNLENKQPVESTTAKSCSPSPVSPQGQPQAADTVSDSVAVPVSLLGMRKGLNSRLEATAASSVKTRMQKLAEQRRRWDNDEMTDDTPESSLFSPMPSSEEKAASPPKPPLSNASATPVGRRGRLANLAATICSWEDDVNHSSAKQNSVLEQPGTTCLSKFSSASGASAGINSSSVKQEATCCSQRDGDACLNKAPCSSADDASLVNASISSSVKATSSPVKSTSTIADAKSYKGQNPELLQKTASPLKTGVSKPTVKSALSQTVPSKGELNREICLQSQSKDKSTTPGGAGIKPFLERFGERCQEHSKESPARNTPQRTPIITPNTKAIQERLFKQNTSSTTTHLAQQLKQERQKELACLRGRFDKGNIWSAEKGGNSKSKQLETKQETHCQSTPLKNYQGVSKTQSLPATEKVIENQTPAKNSSTQPTGFTECEMTKSSPLKITLFLEEDRSLKVTSDPKVEQQIEVIREIEMSVDNDDDINSSKVINDIFSDVLEEGELDVEKSQEEMDQVLAESCEEQEDALNISSMSLLAPLAQTVGVVSPESLMSTPRLELKDTSRSDESPKPGKFQRTRVPRAESGDSLGSEDRDLLYSIDAYRSQRFKETERPSIKQVIVRKEDVTSKVAEKNNAFPCQVNIKQKMQELNNEINMQQTVIYQASQALNCCIDEEHGKGSLEEAEAERLLLIATEKRTLLIDELNKLKSEGPQRKNKASPVSQSEFIPSKGSVTLSEIRLPLKADFVCSTVQKPDAANYYYLIILKAGAENMVATPLASTSNSLNGDALTFTTTFTLQDVSNDFEINIEVYSLVQKKDPAGLDKKKKTSKSKAITPKRLLTSITAKSNIHSSVMASPGGLNAVRTSNFTLVGSYTLSLASVGNTKFALDKINYDVRERELLGYLFQEKVALFSLLKTNELKNQSLIFDLHVFVLLTTLSFLFTLNN is encoded by the exons AGAAATCTTGCACGAAACCATCACCATCAAAAAAACGCTGTTCTAACGATACCGAAGTAGAAGcttctaacttggaaaataaacaaCCAGTTGAGTCAACTACTGCAAAATCTTGTTCTCCAAGTCCTGTGTCTCCTCAGGGGCAGCCACAAGCAGCAGATACTGTCAGTGATTCTGTGGCTGTCCCCGTGTCGCTGCTGGGCATGAGGAAAGGGCTGAACTCAAGATTGGAAGCAACTGCAGCCTCCTCAGTTAAAACACGTATGCAAAAACTAGCAGAGCAACGCCGCCGTTGGGATAATGATGAAATGACAG atgATACTCCTGAAAGCTCACTCTTCTCACCAATGCCATCATCAGAGGAAAAGGCTGCTTCTCCTCCCAAACCACCACTTTCAAATGCCTCAGCAACTCCAGTTGGGAGAAGGGGCCGTCTGGCCAACCTTGCTGCAACTATTTGCTCCTGGGAAGATGATGTAAATCActcatctgcaaaacaaaacagtgtacTAGAACAGCCTGGTACCACTTGTTTATCCAAATTTTCCTCTGCAAGTGGAGCATCTGCTGGGATCAATAGCAGCAGTGTTAAGCAGGAAGCTACATGCTGTTCCCAAAGGGATGGCGATGCCTGTTTGAATAAAGCTCCATGCTCAAGTGCTGATGATGCATCTTTGGTTAATGCCTCAATTTCCAGCTCCGTG AAAGCTACTTCTTCTCCAGTGAAATCTACGTCTACTATCGCTGATGCTAAAAGTTATAAGGGACAAAATCCTGAGCTACTTCAAAAAACTGCTAGTCCTCTGAAAACAGGAGTATCGAAACCCACTGTGAAGTCAGCTTTATCCCAGACAGTTCCGTCCAAAGGAGAACTAAATAGAGAAATTTGTCTGCAGTCTCAATCTAAAGACAAATCTACGACACCAg GAGGAGCAGGAATTAAGCCTTTCCTGGAACGCTTTGGCGAGCGTTGTCAAGAACATAGCAAAGAAAGTCCAGCTCGTAACACACCCCAGAGAACTCCCATTATTACTCCAAATACAAAGGCCATCCAAGAAAGATTATTCAAGCAAAACACATCTTCAACTACTACCCATTTAGCACAACAGCTCAAGCAG GAACGTCAAAAAGAACTAGCATGTCTTCGTGGCCGATTTGACAAGGGCAATATATGGAGTGCAGAAAAAGGCGGaaactcaaaaagcaaacaactagAAACCAAACAG GAAACTCACTGTCAGAGCACTCCCCTCAAAAACTACCAAGGTGTTTCAAAAACTCAGTCACTTCCAGCAACAGAAAAGGTGATAGAAAACCAGACACCAGCCAAAAATTCCAGTACACAACCTACAG GTTTCACTGAATGCGAAATGACGAAATCTAGccctttgaaaataacattgttTTTAGAAGAGGACAGATCCTTAAAAGTAACATCAGACCCAAAGGTTGAGCAGCAAATTG aagtGATACGTGAAATTGAGATGAGTGTCgataatgatgatgatatcaATAGTTCAAAAGTAATTAATGACATCTTCAGTGATGTCCTAGAGGAAGGTGAACTAGATGTGGAGAAGAGCCAGGAGGAGATGGATCAAGTGTTAGCGGAAAGCTGTGAAGAACAGGAAGATGCACTGAATATCTCCTCAATGTCTTTACTTGCACCATTGGCACAAACAGTTGGTGTGGTAAGTCCAGAG AGTTTAATGTCCACACCTAGATTGGAATTGAAAGACACCAGCAGAAGTGATGAAAGTCCAAAACCAGGAAAATTCCAAAGAACTCGTGTCCCTCGAGCTGAATCTGGTGATAGCCTTGGTTCTGAAGATCGCGATCTTCTTTACAG CATCGATGCGTATAGATCTCAAAGATTCAAAGAAACAGAACGTCCGTCAATAAAGCAGGTGATTGTTCGGAAGGAAGATGTTACTTCAAAAGTGGCTGAAAAAAATAATGCCTTTCCTTGTCAAGTTAATATCAAACAGAAAATGCAG GaactaaataatgaaataaatatgcaaCAGACAGTGATCTATCAAGCTAGCCAGGCTCTTAACTGCTGTATTGATGAAGAGCATGGAAAAGGGTCCCTAGAAGAAGCTGAAGCAGAAAGACTTCTTCTAATTGCAA ctgaaaagagaacacttttgATTGATGAATTGAATAAATTGAAGAGTGAAGGACCTCAGAGGAAGAATAAGGCTAGTCCAGTATCCCAAAGTGAATTTATTCCATCCAAAGGATCGGTGACTTTGTCAGAAATCCGCTTGCCTCTAAAAGCAGATTTTGTCTGCAGTACAGTTCAgaaaccag ATGCAGCAAATTACTATTACTTAATTATACTAAAAGCAGGAGCTGAAAATATGGTAGCCACACCATTAGCAAGCACTTCAAACTCTCTTAATGGTGATGCTCTGACATTCACTACTACATTTACTCT GCAAGATGTATCCAAtgactttgaaataaatattgaagTTTACAGCTTG GTACAAAAGAAAGATCCCGCAGGCCttgataagaagaaaaaaacatccaAGTCTAAG GCTATTACTCCAAAGCGACTCCTCACATCTATAACCGCA aaaagcaacATTCATTCTTCAG TCATGGCCAGTCCAGGAGGTCTCAATGCTGTGCGAACCAGCAACTTCACCCTTGTCGGATCTTACACATTGTCATTGGCTTCAGTAGGAAATACTAAGTTTGCTCTGGACAAG aTAAATTATGATGTAAGAGAGCGGGAGCTACTGGGCTATTTGTTCCAGGAAAAGGTTGCgttattttctttgcttaaaacTAATGAGCTTAAAAATCAATCCTTAATTTTCGATCTACATGTATTTGTTTTACTAACTACTCtatcttttttgtttactttgaatAATTAA